Proteins encoded together in one Nomia melanderi isolate GNS246 unplaced genomic scaffold, iyNomMela1 scaffold0095, whole genome shotgun sequence window:
- the LOC143175498 gene encoding uncharacterized protein LOC143175498 produces the protein MTVGKRWTSKGVEWEGYMNNMEYFRSFLRVIGLLQPMNVDFISELPPEVSRLILKKLDAKSLLCAAQVSQRWLDVCGSDRTLRRTARHHKQYVDNRVKECFLGTAFSGSRTARRNKFFHIPQVQKIVPRVRIDANVVFQRFPQKRPSLTEGKHIFATVSLRILSLMEQSFFSFIIWCEGNFLHSAKRPKNMSISCYIFHYLYVQSGTKLCGLKMILFVNEF, from the exons ACAATATGGAGTACTTTAGATCTTTCCTCCGTGTGATCGGACTGTTGCAACCAATGAATGTGGACTTCATTTCTGAACTTCCACCAGAGGTTTCAAGGTTGATTCTGAAGAAGTTGGATGCCAAGTCGCTGCTCTGTGCTGCTCAAGTGTCACAAAGATGGTTGGATGTCTGTGGTTCCGATCGGACCTTAAGACGGACTGCGAGACACCATAAACAATACGTGGATAATAGAGTAAAGGAATGCTTTTTAGGAACTGCTTTTTCCGGCTCTAGGACAGCAAGGAGGAATAAATTCTTTCATATTCCTCAGGTACAAAAAATTGTACCTCGCGTTAGAATCGATGCTAATGTAGTATTTCAAAGATTTCCCCAAAAACGTCCATCCCTTACTGAGGGTAAG CAT ATATTTGCTACTGTATCTCTTAGGATACTTAGCCTGATGGAGCAGtccttttttagttttattatatggtGTGAAGGCAATTTTCTGCATTCCGCCAAAAGACCTAAGAACATGTCCATCTCCTGCTATATTTTTCACTATTTGTATGTACAATCCGGAACAAAATTATGTGGACTGAAGatgatattatttgttaatgaattttaa
- the LOC143175495 gene encoding uncharacterized protein LOC143175495, protein MLRTSQKERNEEWDEILNFCCLAYSTIIYEATGFTPFELTFSQKANLASSVTANSQRTYTKYKLEKENGILNCNMLGKHYRKANKGQPAFSPSPGTSRMD, encoded by the exons ATGCTGAGAACATCTcagaaagagaggaacgaagaatgggatgaaatattgaatttctgttgTTTAGCATATAGCACAATTATATATGAAGCCACCGGTTTCACTCCATTCGAATTGACTTTCAGTCAGAAAGCCAATCTTGCTTCCTCCGTAACAGCTAACAGTCAACGGACGTATACAAAGTACAAGCTAGAAAAAGAGAATGGGATTCTGAACTGCAACATGCTAGGAAAACATTACAGAAAAGCAAACAAAG gACAACCAGCTTTTTCGCCATCACCTGGCACGTCTCGTATGGACTAG
- the LOC143175499 gene encoding uncharacterized protein LOC143175499 has protein sequence MTKINAEKFLLKRILTYINDQVREITFADEPIYELTNEEIDRVLEENHDLAAYPGIQKTYNKIKEQFKIPKLMEKVEQKVKECDTCQTEKLTRVRSKEEPVISDTPEQPNDKIAMDILGPLPKTKREQRFVRKNLCSH, from the exons ATGACGAAAATAAATG CAGAGAAATTCTTGCTCAAAAGAATACTAACTTACATCAACGATCAAGTTAGAGAAATAACTTTTGCCGATGAACCAATTTATGAATTAACCAACGAAGAAATAGATAGGGTATTAGAAGAAAATCACGACTTAGCAGCTTACCCAGGTATTCAGAAAACATATAACAAGATTAAAGAGCAATTTAAGATTCCCAAACTAATGGAGAAGGTAGAACAGAAGGTTAAAGAATGCGATACATGTCAGACAGAAAAATTAACTAGAGTCAGGAGCAAAGAAGAACCAGTAATCTCAGATACCCCAGAACAACCTAATGACAAAATTGCTATGGACATTTTGGGGCCACTTCCAAAGACTAAACGAG AGCAACGGTTTGTTAGAAAGAACCTATGCAGTCACTAA